From a region of the Acomys russatus chromosome 4, mAcoRus1.1, whole genome shotgun sequence genome:
- the LOC127187532 gene encoding beta-defensin 36-like: protein MKTAVLIMALLLLQSQVVPGSREKCWKSLGVCRNECSKSETIYILCWSGRLCCVRAKNVPEFSQNFK, encoded by the exons ATGAAGACTGCAGTGTTGATTATGGCTCTGCTGCTACTTCAGTCCCAGGTCGTTCCAG GTAGCAGGGAAAAGTGCTGGAAGTCCCTGGGTGTCTGCCGCAACGAGTGCTCCAAGAGCGAAACGATCTACATCTTGTGCTGGAGTGGCCGACTGTGCTGCGTGAGGGCCAAGAACGTGCCAGAGTTTTCACAGAATTTCAAATAG
- the LOC127187529 gene encoding beta-defensin 19-like has protein sequence MKLFLLLLAVFVATELVMSGKNPILQCMGNRGFCRSSCKKEEQPYFYCRNYLTCCLEPYVRISLSGIDEDTKWSYEKHWPKIP, from the exons ATGAagctgtttcttctgcttcttgctGTGTTTGTGGCAACAGAACTGGTGATGTCAG GCAAAAATCCTATCCTTCAGTGCATGGGGAACAGAGGATTCTGTAGATCTTCCTGCAAGAAGGAGGAACAACCCTATTTCTACTGCAGAAATTATCTGACCTGCTGCCTCGAGCCCTACGTGAGGATCAGCCTTAGTGGCATAGATGAAGACACTAAATGGTCTTATGAGAAACACTGGCCAAAAATACCGTGA